CACAAGGGCCTCATCGAGGCGGACGACGCCCTGAACCGCACCCTGGAAGTCTTTTATGACCGTATCCGCCTGGGCTACACCACCGAAGTCTACAAGGGATTTTTGCAGGTGGACGCCCGCAGCGTCCCTGGCACCTACCTCCGCTACGGCGCGGTAGAAAGCATCTTTGTGAGCAACGACGGCAACGACGTGCTGTGGCTCTCCCGCGGGGCCGACGGCACCTACCGCTGGAACAACGTCTCCGACAACCTCGCCATGCGAACCGCCCTGAAGGACGTGATGAAGGTGGCCGAAGGCAAGACCGCCCCGAGGCTGGTGACCATTCCCGTGGTCGTTCCGAAGGAGGGGCTGTGATGTTTAGACTAAAGAACGCTCTGTTGCTTCGCAACTTCGCTACAGACGAAAGACGAAAGATTTTTTTTAAAAATGATGTTGGCAAAAGTTTGCTGAATAGGATTTCTCTCGTCTCTCGTCTCTCGTCTCTCGTCTTAATTGTCGCTCTTGTCCTGCTTGCTCCCGCAGCCTTTGCACAGCAGGCTCCTGCAGATATTGACGCCGTCAAGAAGCGTGCCGAACTGAACAGCGCCAAGGCCGACCTGGAAGAAGCCCGCAAAAAGCGGGACATGGCCGTTGCCGCCCGCTGGAAAGACCGGGAGACCGCCAACCAGGAGCGGGAACTTTTCAATGAGAAGTACAACGAAAGCAAGGAGAAGGTGGACGCCCTCATGTCGGAGCGGGCCCGTCTCTTCGAAGACGTGCGCGTGGCTAGGGAAGACCTGGCGCAGGTTAAGCTGCAGGCCGAAAAGGCCCGTGCGGAATTTTTGTCTCTTGCGGCGGGCCCGGAGCGTCTGGAGCCCCTCGCCAAGTTTCAGGAACAGGGAATCCCCTTCAAGATTTCTGAACGGGTAGAAGTCCAGAACAAGGTCAAGAAGGAAATGGGCCTGTACAAGGACGACCCGGTCCGTATCGCCAAGGGGCTGTTTGACGCCGCCCGTGCGGAGATGGACTTTACCCGCGAAATCCAGATGGAGCAGGGGGAATTGGTATTCGGGCGGTCTGTGGCCCAGGGCATGCGCCTCCGCATGGGCGGCCTCTACGCCATGGAACTTGCGGATGCCGCCGACGGCCTCACCGGAATCAAGCCTTCGGCCCTGATGCTCCCCGTGGCCGGCGAAAAGAAACGCAGTTTCAGCTGGCAAGAAAACCTGACGCCAGAGACACGGAAAGAGATTGAAACCGCCTTCGCCCATGCCAAGGATTCCGCCTTTGTCAATGTGCCGGTGGACGTGCTCTTGAGTACGGAACTTTCCTCCGAGCTGGCAAACCACCAGGAGACCACCTGGAAAGACGACCTGATGGAATTTTTCAGGAACGGCGGCATTTTGATGTACCCTATCGTGACGCTGTTCGGGCTTGGCCTGCTGGTGGCGCTGTGGCGGTTCCTGTGGCTGTTGATCGCTGGCTTTGGCGGCCTATCTACGGGTCGCACCCTCAAGGCGCTCCGGAAGGGCGACCTGGAGACCGCCCGCGCCCAGGTGAAACGGGCCCACGGCAAGGTGGGGCGCGTGCTGAAGACGGTGCTTTTGAAGGACTATTCCGGCCGTGAGGCCGGAGAGAAGGCTCTGGAAGAGTTGTTCGCCCGGGAAGTCCCGAAAATCGAGAGCGGCCTCACCTGGATTTCCGTGTTTGCTGCAACCGCCCCGCTGCTTGGCCTCTTGGGTACGGTGATGGGCATGATCGAACTCTTCGACGTGATTACCATGCACGGCACTTCTGACCCGAAACTCCTGGCGGGGGGCATTTCTATCGCCCTCGTGACTACGGAAGCGGGCCTGATTGTGGCTATCCCGCTGCAGCTGATCCATACCTTCCTTACCAACAGGGCAGATTCTTTGCGGAGCCGCATGGAAAGCGCTGGCCTTGCGGTGCTGAATGCGCTGTGGGTCAAGGAAAAGTCCCAGGAAAACGCCTAAGGAACTGTCGGGAGTTTCTGTGGAAACCGTAAGCGAAATATCCGTCATCGAGGCGGCCTTCGGAATCCTCTTTCGGGGAGGGTGGGTGCTTGCGCCCATCTTTGCGCTGGGGTGGTTCGGATGGTTTTTGATGATCGAGCGCTACGGCTACTACTTTATGCTCAAGGGCGGCAGCGTGAACGGCGTGCTGGGCGGATTCTGGAAGAACCTGGAAAAGAAGGGGGAGGACGAAGCCTTCAAGAAACTTTCCCGCCGCCCCTACGGTTATTTTTACGCCCTGGCATGCGACGTGCGGAAGTATCGTGACCATGGCCCCGTGGCGGTGCGCAACGCCATGGAAGAGACCCGCCACCGCATATCCGTGAACCTTTCCAAGTCCCTGAGGACCATTTCTACCTGTGCGGCCATCGCCCCCATGCTTGGCCTGTTGGGAACGGTGTCCGGCATGGTGCATACCTTCGAGACAATCCAGCTTTTTGGCTTCGGAAACCCGGTGCTCTTGGCCGACGGCATTTCAGAAGCACTGCTTACCACCCAGGCGGGGCTTCTGGTGGCGTTCCCCCTGATGCTTGCCTACAACTACTTGGCGGGCCGTGTAGAGAATGTAGAAAAGCAGGCCTGGAGCGAAGCGCTGAAGTTTGAGTCCTATGTTTTTAAAGAGGTGACGCCGGTCGCGGACCGTGTTGCCGTTGCGGAGGAAAAATGAGTTTTATCCGTAAAAG
Above is a genomic segment from Fibrobacter sp. containing:
- a CDS encoding MotA/TolQ/ExbB proton channel family protein, giving the protein MFRLKNALLLRNFATDERRKIFFKNDVGKSLLNRISLVSRLSSLVLIVALVLLAPAAFAQQAPADIDAVKKRAELNSAKADLEEARKKRDMAVAARWKDRETANQERELFNEKYNESKEKVDALMSERARLFEDVRVAREDLAQVKLQAEKARAEFLSLAAGPERLEPLAKFQEQGIPFKISERVEVQNKVKKEMGLYKDDPVRIAKGLFDAARAEMDFTREIQMEQGELVFGRSVAQGMRLRMGGLYAMELADAADGLTGIKPSALMLPVAGEKKRSFSWQENLTPETRKEIETAFAHAKDSAFVNVPVDVLLSTELSSELANHQETTWKDDLMEFFRNGGILMYPIVTLFGLGLLVALWRFLWLLIAGFGGLSTGRTLKALRKGDLETARAQVKRAHGKVGRVLKTVLLKDYSGREAGEKALEELFAREVPKIESGLTWISVFAATAPLLGLLGTVMGMIELFDVITMHGTSDPKLLAGGISIALVTTEAGLIVAIPLQLIHTFLTNRADSLRSRMESAGLAVLNALWVKEKSQENA
- a CDS encoding DUF3450 family protein, which translates into the protein HKGLIEADDALNRTLEVFYDRIRLGYTTEVYKGFLQVDARSVPGTYLRYGAVESIFVSNDGNDVLWLSRGADGTYRWNNVSDNLAMRTALKDVMKVAEGKTAPRLVTIPVVVPKEGL
- a CDS encoding MotA/TolQ/ExbB proton channel family protein, which produces MRCGSRKSPRKTPKELSGVSVETVSEISVIEAAFGILFRGGWVLAPIFALGWFGWFLMIERYGYYFMLKGGSVNGVLGGFWKNLEKKGEDEAFKKLSRRPYGYFYALACDVRKYRDHGPVAVRNAMEETRHRISVNLSKSLRTISTCAAIAPMLGLLGTVSGMVHTFETIQLFGFGNPVLLADGISEALLTTQAGLLVAFPLMLAYNYLAGRVENVEKQAWSEALKFESYVFKEVTPVADRVAVAEEK